A genomic region of Denticeps clupeoides chromosome 9, fDenClu1.1, whole genome shotgun sequence contains the following coding sequences:
- the nifk gene encoding MKI67 FHA domain-interacting nucleolar phosphoprotein, with translation MTEGKPALPEPAAALLALKPEDDAAFRREVQRARKRRGTGKSLTPGVVYVGHVPTGLFEPQLKAYFEQFGQVKRLRLSRSKKTGGSKGYAFVEFECDEVAKIVAETMNNYLLGERLIQCSIVPPEKVHEKLFKGCQRKFKRPVQPAVQRYNKKHNSDDLKKMTSKLLSKEEKLRKRLAEKGIEYDFPGFAAQVPKKKAGSTNDANASVCSEGVTPVCTPSLLEKRRSMRVNDDEDDEIVIKPVANPTSTDPSEGLENEEESGEGSTEEEEEEEEEDSEEES, from the exons ATGACAGAAGGGAAGCCGGCGCTCCCCGAGCCCGCCGCGGCTCTGCTGGCCCTGAAGCCCGAGGACGACGCCGCCTTTCGGAGGGAGGTGCAGCGGGCGAGGAAGCGTCGGGGGACG GGCAAGTCGCTGACTCCTGGCGTGGTTTACGTGGGACATGTCCCCACGGGGCTATTCGAGCCCCAGCTCAAGGCTTATTTTGAGCAGTTTGGCCAAGTTAAGAGGTTAAGGTTGTCTAGAAGCAAAAAG ACCGGTGGTAGCAAAGGCTATGCGTTTGTGGAATTTGAATGTGATGAAGTGGCAAAAATTGTGGCCGAGACCATGAACAATTACCTCTTGGGTGAAAGGCTCATTCAAT GCAGCATTGTTCCTCCTGAGAAGGTTCACGAGAAACTCTTCAAAGGCTGCCAAAGGAAATTCAAGAGGCCAGTTCAACCCGCAGTGCAGCGctacaacaaaaaacacaattctgatgATCTGAAGAAGATGACCAGTAAGCTCTTGAGCAAAGAGGAGAAGCTCCGCAAGAGGCTGGCAGAGAAAGGGATAGAATATGATTTTCCTGGATTT gcagCACAAGTTCCAAAGAAGAAAGCAGGGTCTACCAATGACGCAAATGCGTCCGTCTGCAGTGAG GGTGTCACGCCAGTGTGCACGCCATCTCTGCTCGAGAAAAGGAGGTCCATGCGTGTCAATGATGACGAAGATGATGAAATTGTGATCAAGCCGGTGGCCAATCCCACGTCAACTGACCCGAGTGAAGGACTTGAAAATGAGGAGGAGTCTGGCGAGGGCagcacagaggaggaggaggaggaggaggaagaagattcAGAAGAGGAGTCGTAG